TTTCCTTGCGGTAGACTACCATGCCCGGCTTTGCCCCTTTTGGCTTGTATACACAGCTGGGGTGGGTATAGACTACGGGCACTTGTTCACTTTCCCTGCCCTGGCTATAATAGGCTGCTAGGTTAGCCACAAATTGTAAGTCTTCTTCTTCTGGTATTTCTCCTGGATTCAAACGTAGCAAGACATGGCTGCCGGGGATTTCCTGGGCGTGAAACCACAAATCGTAGTCGGTGGCAATACGAAAGGTGAGAATATCATTTTGGCGGTTGTTGCGTCCCACTAGTACTTCTTTGCCGGAGGGGGTATAATATTTGCGGGGCTGGGATTGGTTGTCTTGTCGGAGGGGCAAACGAGACTGGTTGTCCTCCAGGTATTTTTGGTTTATCAGTTCCAGTTTTATTTCCTGAAGAATGGTATAGTCTTGTTCGTCTTCGTATTCTAATTGTTTGATATTGGTGAGAATTTGTTCTAGGTAGTTAATTTCTGCCACTGTGGATTGTAGCAGGGGTTGGACTGCCTGTTTAGCCCTTTTAAGTTTTTGGTGTTGTTTGTATAGATTTTGGGCATTTTGGATGATATTTTTGTCGGGGGAAAGAGGTATTTTCACTGGCTTATTGGTGAGGAAGTCCTGGAGGACAATCTCCCTCATTCCTGGCTGCCACAGATGGATATTTGCCATTAGTAAATCCGCTTGATTTTTGTAAATCTCGCAGTTTTCTGATTCTTGTATTTTGGCGAGGTAGCCTTCCTTTTTCTGATAGAGTTTTTTGAGGAGGTTGTTAATTTTGTTTTGTAACTGTTGCTTTAGATTGATGAAATTTTCTCGTTTAAGTAGCTGTGAATAGTATTGGTTGATAACTTGGTGTACGTAAGAGAGAGATTCTGTCTCGTCGTCGGCGATAACAGTATAGCCTTCTGGGGTAAAGGAAGGGGAAAAAAGGTTATTTTCTAAGCGAAAGAGCCAACTATGCCATTGAAGGTAGAGATTTTTCCATTCATCAATAGTCAAATCCTGGTTGATTTTATCGGGGTTGATGTGAGCTTTTTGAAGGAGATAACGGGAAAGGCTAGGACTAACACCGCGATAGGTTTTAAGCAATTGTTGTTGGATTTTGCCGGGAATTAAACTGACTTTAGCTTGCCATTTTTCAAAGGATTCTTCTAGTTGTGGTATGTCGCCAGTAGGGGGGGGAGGTGGTTGATAAATACCACTGGTTTGAAGAATACGAAGGGAGGATTTTTCAGAAGTTATTTGTTTAGCGAGGGTGATAATTTGATTTTCGCTATTGGTAAGGATAACATTGCTATATTTGCCCATGATTTCCACATACAGATGATAGAGTGGGGAGTCGCTGGGGCGTGTGGCGAATTGGAAATCTACTACTCTTTCCCAGGGGGTGAGGATATTTATGGCAATTAAGGCATAACCGTTAATAAGATGTCTTAATTGTTCACTAAGAGTAAAGGTGTCTTTGACACGGGGTGGTGGGTTGCCGATGCAGATTCTGGCGGCTTTGGGATGCCAGGAGATTGTTAACCAAGACTTTTTCTTTACACTTCTTAAACAAAGACTGAGGGTGTAGGGATCTACCTGATAGACTTGTTCTAGTCTGGAGGGGATGTGTTCTTGTTGAAGGGAATAACAAACAGCCTTAACAGTGGTGTAGTCGAAAGGTTGCATAGTGGAAGAGACAATGAGGGGATAAACAGACAAAAACAGTGTAGCAAGGAATGGGGGGGACTAGGGTTTTTCTTGCTTATACCACTTGTTGTCTTGGATGAGGGTGTGGGTTTGCCAGGAGGGATCTGTGTTAGGATAGTCAAGACGAAAATGGCCACCGCGGCTTTCTTTGCGAAAAAGGGCACTTTTGACAATGAGATAGCCTATGTCTACTAGGTTGAGGGTTTCTGCGGCTAGTTTAAGGTGGGATTGTGCGGTGGGAGACAGAAGTTGATAATTGCAGGAGGGAGAGAGATTGTAGATAAACTGATAGATGAAAAGTTGTGCTAATTCCTTTTGCCAGCTACAGATTTGAGTCAAGGCTTTTTCCAATCCTTCCTGAGTGCGACAAATACCCGCTCCTTCCCACATAGTAACTGGTAGATTGTTTCTAATGTGGGTGATTATAGGCATTTCTTCTTGCCAGTCGTCTGAGAGGGGTTTAACAGTAGCAGGGGGGGTGGGGTAGGGGTTGGAGGGTAGCTGGAGACGGCGGAAACCTTCAGCAAAGACAATACACTCCAGAAGAGAATTACTAGCGAGACGATTGGCGCCATGGACACCAGTACTAGCCACCTCGCCAATGGCGTATAATCCCTCTACGGTAGTCTTATTGTCGATGCCCACCTTCACTCCCCCCATCCAATAATGGGCAGCGGGGGATACGGGGATGGGTTGGGCAAATAAATCAACGCCCCACTGTTGACATTTTTGGATGATATTGGGGAAACGGTATTCTATGCGTTGACGGTCAATATGGCGCAAGTCTAGATATACTTTAGCATGGGCTGGGTCAGGGCTAGTTTTTTGCAGATGAAGATAGATAGCACGACTAACTACATCTCGTGGTGCCAATTCCCCCTGGGGATGATAGTCAAAGAGGAAACGTCGGCCACTTTCATCTATAAGGTATGCCCCCTCCCCCCTTACCGCCTCACTGATGAGGAAACGAGGCGCCGGTGGCAGATTCAGGGCAGTGGGGTGAAATTGGAAAAACTCCAGATCTCGTAGTACAGCACCACTACGCCATGCCAGGGCGACCCCATCGCCAGTACTCACTTCCGGGTTGGTAGTATGGGCGAAAACCCGTCCGCCGCCACCGGTAGCGAGGATAACAGCCTTTGCTGCCAGCCAGTAGACTTGGTTTTCGAATAGTAAACAGATGCCCTTGCACTGATTGTCTTCCGTCCAAAGGCTCAAGGCATGGGCCTGCTCGTATACTTGTATATTGGGGCTTTCTAGAACCTTCTGTCTTAGAATGGAGACAATAGCCTTGCCAGTGGTATCAGCCGCATGAAGCACTCTGGGGAAGGAGTGGGCAGCCTCCAGGGTGGTAGCCAGAATACCGTTATGGCGGTCAAATTCTACTCCTAAAGCCAGGAGGGAGTGGATGGAGGCCACGGCGTTTTCCACCAGGTATTTTACCGCCTCCTCGTCACACAGACCAGCACCGGCCTTGAGAGTATCCTGGAGGTGGAGTTGGGGGGAATCTTGGGGGTGGATAGCGGCGGCAATGCCCCCTTGAGCCCAATTACTGGCCCCTCTTTTTAGTTTATCCTTGGTGACCAGTGCAATACGGTATTCCCCGGGCAGACATAGGGCGGAATATAGGCCTGCTGCGCCCGATCCCACTATAATTACATCGAACTGCTGGTGGGTGAGGGAATTTTGGTTCAAGGCCAGGTTTTGCCGACACTGTTATATTCTTTCCATTGTATCTCATCAAGTTTTTTTTTGCCCATTCCCTTGACATTTTCCTTTTTTGTAGGTTATAATTTGTATGATAGGTGATGGCCGTCCTTTCTTGACCCGTGGTGGTTGGGAGGGGGCGGCTTGCGCCTTTTTTGAGGGAGGAGGATATGGAGTCGAAGATAGTAATAAGGGGTGCCAGACAACACAATCTGAAGAATATAGACTTGGAGTTGCCGAAAAACAGGCTGATAGTGTTTACGGGGGTATCGGGGAGTGGGAAGTCGTCGTTGGCGTTTGACACTATTTTTGCGGAGGGGCAAAGAAGGTATGTAGAATCTTTAAGTGCCTACGCCCGTCAATTTTTGGGGCAGTGGGAGAAGCCGGATGTGGACAGTATAGAGGGGCTATCGCCGGCCATTTCTATTGATCAGAAGTCCACCTCTCACAATCCCCGCTCAACGGTGGGGACGGTGACGGAAATTTACGATTATCTGCGTTTATTATATGGTAGGGCGGGGGAGCCATTTTGTCCAATTTGTGGTCGCTCCATCCAGCCGGAGACGGTGGATCAGATGTGTGAGAGGCTGTTGAGTTTGCCCTCCAAAACGAAGATTCACCTGTTGGCGCCGGTGGTGAGGGGGAAAAAGGGGCATCATCAACAGTTACTCTCTAGTTTAAGGGCACAGGGGTTTGTGAGGGTGAAAATAGATGGTCAGATTAGGGATTTAAATGAGGATATTAGGCTCAACAGTCAACAAAAACATGATATTAGTGTAGTGGTGGACAGGTTAGTAATCAAGGAGGGTATTGAGGAGAGGATAGTAGACTCTCTGATAACCTGTTTGAAGCTAGGGGATGGAATAGCTATAGGAGAGATAGTGGGGGAGGAAGGGGGGGGGGAGGAGATAATTTTTTCAGAGAAATTTGCCTGCCCCATCCATGGTGCAGTGATGGAGGAGTTATCGCCGCGACTGTTTTCTTTTAACTCTCCTTATGGTGCTTGTGGCCACTGTCACGGTTTGGGCAGTTTTAGGCAATTTTCGCCGGAGAGGATTGTACCGGATCCCCAGGCGCCAGTCAAGTATGCCATTGTGCCTTGGGCGGAAAAGGGGGATAATGAGCATTATCTTTCCTTTTTGGAGTATTTGGCCAGGGAGTATAAGATAAATCTCTATCAGCCCTG
The Geminocystis sp. M7585_C2015_104 genome window above contains:
- a CDS encoding NFACT family protein, whose amino-acid sequence is MQPFDYTTVKAVCYSLQQEHIPSRLEQVYQVDPYTLSLCLRSVKKKSWLTISWHPKAARICIGNPPPRVKDTFTLSEQLRHLINGYALIAINILTPWERVVDFQFATRPSDSPLYHLYVEIMGKYSNVILTNSENQIITLAKQITSEKSSLRILQTSGIYQPPPPPTGDIPQLEESFEKWQAKVSLIPGKIQQQLLKTYRGVSPSLSRYLLQKAHINPDKINQDLTIDEWKNLYLQWHSWLFRLENNLFSPSFTPEGYTVIADDETESLSYVHQVINQYYSQLLKRENFINLKQQLQNKINNLLKKLYQKKEGYLAKIQESENCEIYKNQADLLMANIHLWQPGMREIVLQDFLTNKPVKIPLSPDKNIIQNAQNLYKQHQKLKRAKQAVQPLLQSTVAEINYLEQILTNIKQLEYEDEQDYTILQEIKLELINQKYLEDNQSRLPLRQDNQSQPRKYYTPSGKEVLVGRNNRQNDILTFRIATDYDLWFHAQEIPGSHVLLRLNPGEIPEEEDLQFVANLAAYYSQGRESEQVPVVYTHPSCVYKPKGAKPGMVVYRKEKVIWGNPLAVNLGDKHYNH
- the nadB gene encoding L-aspartate oxidase is translated as MNQNSLTHQQFDVIIVGSGAAGLYSALCLPGEYRIALVTKDKLKRGASNWAQGGIAAAIHPQDSPQLHLQDTLKAGAGLCDEEAVKYLVENAVASIHSLLALGVEFDRHNGILATTLEAAHSFPRVLHAADTTGKAIVSILRQKVLESPNIQVYEQAHALSLWTEDNQCKGICLLFENQVYWLAAKAVILATGGGGRVFAHTTNPEVSTGDGVALAWRSGAVLRDLEFFQFHPTALNLPPAPRFLISEAVRGEGAYLIDESGRRFLFDYHPQGELAPRDVVSRAIYLHLQKTSPDPAHAKVYLDLRHIDRQRIEYRFPNIIQKCQQWGVDLFAQPIPVSPAAHYWMGGVKVGIDNKTTVEGLYAIGEVASTGVHGANRLASNSLLECIVFAEGFRRLQLPSNPYPTPPATVKPLSDDWQEEMPIITHIRNNLPVTMWEGAGICRTQEGLEKALTQICSWQKELAQLFIYQFIYNLSPSCNYQLLSPTAQSHLKLAAETLNLVDIGYLIVKSALFRKESRGGHFRLDYPNTDPSWQTHTLIQDNKWYKQEKP